Proteins co-encoded in one Candidatus Atribacteria bacterium ADurb.Bin276 genomic window:
- the sgcQ gene encoding putative sgc region protein SgcQ codes for MPKSNWLKEVFHCQKPIIAMCHFGAMPGDPGFDHKGGMKKVVEWAIKDLTALQNGGIDAVMFSNEFSLPYMTKVDTVTVASMARIIGELITHIKVPFGVNVLWDPVASLDLAAATGAQFVREIFSGVYASDFGLWNTNFGETVRHQYAIGAQNVKLLFNIVPEAAQYLANRDIVSIAKSTVFNDRPDALCVSGLTAGAETDVQILKKVKEALPDTVIFANTGVRLDNLEKQLEFADGAVVGTTFKQDGKFENHVDEERVKTFMNRVKKFRGE; via the coding sequence ATGCCGAAATCAAATTGGTTAAAAGAAGTATTTCACTGTCAAAAGCCCATCATTGCCATGTGCCACTTTGGTGCTATGCCTGGTGATCCAGGTTTTGACCATAAAGGTGGAATGAAGAAAGTTGTAGAATGGGCAATCAAAGACTTAACTGCTCTCCAAAATGGTGGAATCGATGCTGTGATGTTTTCCAATGAATTCAGCTTGCCCTATATGACTAAAGTCGATACAGTCACTGTTGCATCGATGGCTCGGATAATAGGGGAGCTTATAACACATATTAAAGTACCCTTCGGAGTAAATGTTCTCTGGGATCCAGTGGCGAGTCTTGATTTAGCCGCAGCCACTGGTGCTCAATTTGTACGAGAGATTTTCAGTGGAGTCTACGCCAGTGATTTTGGCCTTTGGAATACTAATTTTGGAGAGACAGTGCGTCACCAATATGCCATCGGAGCTCAAAATGTAAAGCTGCTGTTTAATATCGTACCGGAAGCCGCTCAATATCTCGCTAATCGGGATATCGTCAGCATTGCTAAATCAACGGTTTTTAACGATCGCCCTGATGCTTTGTGCGTTTCAGGATTAACAGCAGGAGCTGAAACCGATGTACAAATTCTAAAAAAAGTCAAAGAAGCTTTGCCAGATACCGTCATTTTCGCCAATACCGGTGTCCGGTTGGATAACTTGGAAAAACAACTTGAGTTTGCTGATGGAGCCGTAGTAGGAACTACCTTTAAACAAGATGGGAAATTCGAAAACCATGTCGATGAAGAGCGGGTCAAAACATTCATGAATAGAGTAAAAAAATTTAGAGGAGAGTGA